The sequence below is a genomic window from Ignavibacteriales bacterium.
ATGTCCCAGCCACCTTAGCTGGGAGAGAAGTAAAACTATTTCTTGGAAGAATAGTTGACGCTGATTCAGTTTATGTAAACGGAGTTTTTATCGGAACAACAAGTTATCAATATCCGCCAAGGCGTTACAAAATTCCTGAAGGTGTTTTTAGGCAAGGTGAAAACACAATTGTTATTCGTGTAATTAATAATTCAGGCAGTGGAGGATTTGTACCTGACAAAGATTACAACATTGTTGCAGAAAATTCTACAATCGATTTAACAGGTTTATGGCAGTATAAACTTGGTGCGGAAATGAAATCGTTAGCTCCTGAAACTTTTATTCGATGGAAGCCGCTTGGATTGTATAATGGAATGATAGCGCCGCTGTTAAATTATAAAATTAAAGGAGCCATCTGGTATCAAGGCGAAGCAGGAGTTAATGTTGATAATCCGGATGAGTACGCAAAGTTGTTTCCCTCATTAATAAAAAACTGGAGAGAGAAATGGCAGCAGGGAGATTTTCCTTTTTTGTTTGTGCAGCTTCCCAATTTTATGGAAACAAAAGATGAACCTGCTGAAAGCGGCTGGGCGCGGATACGTGAAGCACAATTAAAAACATTGTCTGTCAAGAATACAGGAATGGCAGTTACAATTGATATCGGTGAATGGAATGATATTCACCCGTTAAATAAAAAAGATGTTGGTGAACGATTATTTATAGCTGCACAAAAAGTTGCTTATGGAAAAAATGATGTTGTTTATTCCGGTCCGATATATAATTCGATGAAAGTTGAAGATGCTAAAGTTATAATATCATTTACAAATACAGGAAGCGGATTAAAAACAAGTGACGGTAAAAAACTGAAATATTTTTCAATTGCCGGTGAGGATAAAAATTTTGTCTGGGCAAATGCAAAAATAGAAGATGATCAAGTAATTGTGTGGAGCGATAAAGTTAAAAATCCTGTTGCGGTACGTTATGCCTGGGCTGATAATCCTGATGGTGCCAACTTATGTAATAAAGAAAATCTTTTAGCATCTCCATTCAGAACTGATAACTTTTAGATTATAATGAAAGAGATTGTAAAAGAAATATTAAGTCTGAATTTTTTACTCTATTTCACTTTCTTTCTGTTCATTGTCTCCCAATCATTTCATTTTGCACAATCAAAGACTAATTATATAACTTCACAAAAATCCGATCACACATTTACTATTGCCCGAGAATCACACGTATCAAACATTTATGTAAGTGAGGAAGATTATCCCGGTGTTATTCGTGTTGCGGATATTCTTAAATCAGATATTCAAAAAGTAACTGATAAAGAACCTCAACTTGTTGTAATAAATTCTGAAAGTTTTCTTAAAGAAAAAGAAATAATATTAATTGGTACAATTGGTAATAACAGGTTGATCGATAATTTAGTCAGCGAAAATAAAATTGATGTAAATGATATTGCCGGAAAGTGGGAATCATTTTTAATCCAGGTTGTTGAAAACCCATTTCCGAATGTAGCTAAAGCACTTGTAATTGCGGGCAGTGACAAACGCGGAACAATTTTCGGAATGTTTGATCTTTCAGAAAAGATAGGTGTCTCCCCGTGGTACTGGTGGGCAGATGTTCCTGTTAAGAAAAAAGAAAATATTTATGTTTTGCCAGGCGTTTATAGTTCAGGCGAACCAAAAGTTAAATACCGGGGAATATTTATTAATGATGAAGCACCTGCTTTATCCGGGTGGGCTAAAGAAAAATTCGGGACGGAATTATTCAATCACTATTTTTATGATCATGTTTTTGAACTGATACTTAGACTAAAAGGAAATTTTCTCTGGCCCGCAATGTGGGGAAGAGCCTTTTATGATGATGATCCGCTTAATCCAAAGCTCGCTGATGAATACGGAATTGTGATCAGTACATCTCATCACGAACCGATGATGCGCGCACACGTTGAATGGCAGCGTTACGGTTCAGGTCCGTGGAATTATGAGAAGAATGAAAAGACTCTGAAAGACTTCTGGCGAAATGGTATTGAAAGAATGAACGACTATGAAAGCATAGTTACACTTGCAATGCGCGGTGACGGCGATGAAGCAATGAGTGAAGAAGCTAACATCGGGCTTCTTGAAAAGATACTTAACGATCAAAGAGAAATAATAAAGGATGTTACGAAGAAAAACATTGAAAACATTCCGCAGGTCTGGGCATTGTATAAAGAAGTCCAGGAATATTATGACAATGGAATGAGAGTCCCCGATGACGTAACAATTTTATTGTGTGATGATAACTGGGGCAACATACGCAAACTTCCCGGGTTAAATGATAAACCGCGCAAAGGCGGATATGGAATTTATTATCACTATGATTTTGTAGGCGGACCAAGAAATTATAAATGGCTCAACACAACTCAGATCGAAAGAGTATGGGAACAAATGAATCTTGCTTATACTTATGGCGCTGACAGAATCTGGATTGTGAATGTCGGCGACATAAAGCCGATGGAGTTTCCAATAAGTTTCTTTCTTGATTATGCATGGAATCCTGAAAAATTTTCTGCTGAAAATCTTCCCGAGTATTACATCAACTGGGCTGAAAAACAATTTGGTTCAGAGTACTCAAATGTAATCGCAGAAATATTATCTGCTTATACAAAGTACAACTCACGCCGTAAACCGGAAATGTTATCTGCTGAAACATATAGCCTAATTAATTATCGCGAAGCAGAAAGCGTTGTCAGTGATTACAATAAGTTGTTGACGAAATCACAAATGATTTTTGAATCAATTCCGGATGAATATAAGAGTGCTTATTACCAGTTGGTTCATCATCCTGTTGAAGCATGCAAACCTGAATGAACTTTATTTCACAGTCGCTAAAAATCATCTTTACGCAAAACAGGGAAGAGTAGAAACAAATAATCTTGCGGATAAAGTGTGTGAGTTATTTGATAAGGATTCGGTTATCACATATTACTATAATAACATTCTGGCTGATGGTAAATGGAAACACATGATGGATCAGACACACATCGGTTACACAAGCTGGCAGCAGCCTGATTTCAACATCATGCCAGATGTCATGAAAATTGAAAATCAAATTGAACCGCAAATGGGTGTATATGTTGAAGGTTCTGGCGAATGGTTCCCTGATTCAAAAAGTGATTTAACCCTTCCTGAGTTTGATAAGTTTTCTGAACAGGAATATTACATTGAAATTTTTAATCAGGGTAAAACTCCGTTTAATTTTTCTCTAACTACAGGTGCAGAGTGGATAAAGTTTAGCAAGTCGAAAGGAACAATCAACACCGAAGAAAGAGTTTTTGTTGATGTCGATTGGGATAACGCCCCGGCAGGCAAAAATATTGTGCAAATAAAAATTAATGGGTCTGAAGGAAGTAGTGTTGTCATTAATGCGATTATAATTAATCCATCGGACAGCAAAAATGATATAGCAGGTTTTGTTGAAAGTAATGGGGTTGTTTCAATTGAAGCTGTAAACTACTCAAGGAAAGTAGAAACAAATGAAATTACTTGGCAGGTTATCCAGAATTTGGGAAGAACATTTTCTGCAATAACTCCGGTTCCTGTAACTACAGGCAGAATTACGCCTGACGAAAATTCTCCACGACTTGAATATGATATACATCTTTTCTCAAAAGGTAATTTAAAAGTAACAGCATACTTTTCTCCGACGCTTAACTTTAGTGAGAATGGATTACAGTATGCAATTTCATTTGATAATGAATCCCCGCAGGTGATTGATATTCATAAGGACAATAAAATTCCGGATTGGAAATATCCCCAATGGTGGAATGAAGGTGTTGGAAACAATATTATAGCATCGACTACAACACATGAAATTACAGCAGATGGAAGACATACTTTGAAATTCAGGATGGTCGATCCCGGTATTGTTCTTCAAAAAATTGTTATTGATACGGGAGGATTAAAACCATCCTACCTGGGTCCGCCGGAAAGTGTAAACATTAAACATAAGAATTAATATCAGAGTAATTAGTGAACAAAAATATTCAGTAAACGGAGAGTTGAGGTTGAAGAGACTTTGTGCACTCCTTTGTTCTCTTATAATTTTGCTCTCCGTTTGTGGTAAAGAAATTTCTGCGCAGCATAATACTAACTATGCAAATCCTATCCTTTCAGGATTCTATCCTGATCCAAGTATATGCAAAGTAAATGATGAATACTTTCTTGTCACTTCAACATTTTCATACTATCCCGGGCTTCCGGTTTTCAAAAGTAAAGATCTTGTTAACTGGAAATTAACCGGATATGTTTTGAATACACCTGAACAACTTGATCTTGAAGGACAGGGAGTTTCGCGTGGTTTGTTCGCACCGGCAATACGTTTTCATGACGGATTATTTTATGTGACCTGTACTCTTGTTGATATCGGCGGCAACTTTGTAGTAACATCAAAAAGTGCTGAAGGTCCGTGGAGCGATCCGGTATGGCTTCCTGAAGTAAATGGAATTGATCCCTCACTCTTCTTTGACGATGACGGTAAAGCTTACATTATTTATAACAGCGATGCGCCTGGTTACAAACCTCTTTATGATGGTCACAGGACTTTGAGGATGTATGAATTCAATTATAAAAATCTCAAAGTTGTCGGTGAAGAAAAATTAATAATTAATGGTGGAACTGATCTGAGCAAAAATCCTATATGGATTGAGGCTCCCCACATCTTTAAAGTTGACGGTCATTACTATCTCATTGCTGCTGAAGGTGGTACTGCTGACTGGCATTCTGAAGTAGTATTCAGAAGTAAAAATGTTTTTGGACCATATATTCCTTTTAAAGATAATCCGATCTTAACACAACGACATCTGGATAAGAAAAGAGTTAATCCAATTACATCTACAGGTCACGCTGATTTTGTGCAGACAGAGAATGGTGATTGGTGGGCTGTATTTCTTGGCTGCCGACCATATTCTCTTGAACACGATGGTATGTATAATACTGGAAGAGAAACTTTTTTAGCTCCTGTAAAATGGATTACAGATGAAGAGGGCATTAAATGGCCAATTATTAATTACGGGAATGAACTTGTTCAATATCATTATCCGCAACCACTTAAATCCGGTGATGACATTTCTATCAGACCTTACGGAGGAAACTTTACAATCAGGGATGAATTTGAAAATGCGGAGTTAGATCTTAACTGGATGTTCCTCCGCACACCGAAGGAAAAATGGTATAGTATAAATTCTGAACAAGGAATTTTGACACTTGATTTGAAACCTGAAACTTGCGGCGGAAAAAGTAATCCGGCTTTCATCGGGCAAAGACAGCATCATCTGAAATGTAGTGCAAGCACTTCATTTGAGTTTAAACCTGGATCAGAAAATGAAAAAGCCGGGCTGTTAATTTTTCAGAATGAAGAAAATTATTATTTAATCTGTAAGTCAGTTGAGAATGGCGAACAGGTTATACAGCTTTTGAAATCGGGTAATGAAGAAAGTTATAAAGTAATCAATTCTGTCAGGATTACTGAAGGACACAGTCACAATAAAATATCTGTTAAGATATTTGCCGATAAAGAAAAATACACATTCTCCTATTCAATAAATGATGAATGGAAATTACTTGCAGAAAATGTTGATGGTAATTTTCTAAGTACCGGAACAGCCGGTGGATTTGTTGGCTGTATGTTTGCATTATATGTAACATCAAATAATCAGCAAACAAGTAATAAAGTTCATTTTGATTTTTATGAATACTCGGGTGATGATGAAGTTTATAAATAAATTTTAAAGGATAATCTGCTTTGAAAAAAATATTATCAGTTATCTTTTTTGCGATAGTTTTCTGTTCAAACTTAAAAGCAGAGAACGGTTACAGGCTATGGCTTCGGTACGATTTGATCACCAATAAAAACATGTTGGAAAATTATCAAAGCAAAATCAGTAGTTACTTTTGTGAATCTGTAACTCCTACAATGAATATTGCCTGCGAAGAACTGGAAAATGGTTTGAAAGGATTGCTCGGTAAAGAATTATTAAAATCCTCCTCTGAACAAAATGGAACAATTGTTCTTGGCGCTTATGATAACTCTGAAATCATCCGGAATTTAATTCCCTCAGATCAAATCGAAAAAATTAATGATGAAGGATTTATCATTAAATCAATTAAGCATGAACAGAAGAATTTGATTTTGATCGCTGGTAAAAAAGATGTTGGCGTACTTTACGGAGTTTTTTATTTCCTTCGCCTTTTACAAACTCATCAGTTAATTGAAAATATTTCGATAACAAGCTCACCCAAAATAAAACTAAGGCTGCTCAATCATTGGGATAATCTTGACAGAACAATTGAGCGTGGTTACTCCGGCTTTTCCATCTTTGACTGGCACAGGCTTCCGGGTTACATTGACCAAAGATACTTTGACTATGCAAGAGCAAATGCGAGCATAGGTATCAACGGCACAGTCGTCACAAGTGTTAACGCAAATGCTTTGATACTAACTTCATCTTACCTGTTAAAAGTAAAAGCACTCGCAGATCTTTTCCGCCCGTACGGAATAAAAATATATCTGACTGCAAGATTCAGTGCGCCGATTGAAATTGGCGGATTAAAAACCGCAGACCCGTTAAACCAGGTAGTACAAAACTGGTGGAATGAAAAAGCAAAAGAAATTTATAGCTTGATTCCGGACTTCGGCGGGTTCCTTGTAAAAGCAAACTCTGAAGGTCAACCGGGTCCGCAGGATTATAGAAGAACTCATCTTGACGGCGCAAACATGCTTGCACAGGCTCTTAAACCGTTTGGCGGAGTTGTTATGTGGCGTGCATTTGTTTACAGTAATGAAAATCCCGAAGACCGTGCAAAGCAAGCATACAATGAATTTAAACCGGACGACGGAAAATATTCCGACAATGTTTTTATTCAAATAAAAAATGGCGCAATAGATTTTCAGCCGCGTGAACCTTTTCATCCTTTATTCGGTTCTATGCCGGAAACAAATCTTGCAATGGAGTTTCAGATAACACAGGAATATCTTGGACAGGCAACAACACTCGCATACTTAGCACCGATGTATAAGGAGTGTTTTGATTCTGATACATATGCAGATGGAAAAGGTTCAGCAGTCGCTCAAGTTATAGACGGAAGTATTGATGGACATTCTCTAACTGCTATTGCGGGAGTTTCCAATGTTGGTAATGATATTAATTGGACGGGTCATATTTTCGGACAGTCAAACTGGTACGCTTTCGGCAGGCTTGCATGGGATCATAATCTGACGTCAGAAGAAATTGCTGATGAATGGATAAGAATGACTTTCACAAACGATAAAGAATTTGTTGATGTTGTTAAAGATATGATGATGTCATCAAGAGAAGTGATTGTTAATTATATGACACCTTTAGGTTTACATCATCAGATGGGATGGGATCATCACTACGGACCGGGACCCTGGATAAAAGATAAACAGCGCGCGGACTGGACTTCTGTTTATTATCACAAAGCAGATGAACAGGGAATAGGTTTTGACAGAACTGAAACCGGCAGCAATGCAATTGATCAGTATCATCCGGAAGTTGCAAAAATATTTTCATCACTTGAATTATGTCCGGAAGAATTCCTGTTATGGTTTCATCATGTTGACTGGAATTATAAAACTAAATCAGGAAGAACTTTGTGGGATGAAATGTGTTACAGGTATTATTCAGGAACTGATGAAGTTGGAAAGATGATAAATACATGGTCATCATTAAAAGGCAGTATTGATGATGAAAGATTCAATCATGTATTAATGTTACTCAAGGTTCAGTATGAAGAAGCAAAATGGTGGCGGGATGCTTGTGTACTTTACTTTCAGACTTTTTCCAAACGGCCAATTCCGGAAGGATATGAAAAGCCACAACATACGCTTGAATATTATCAAAGCCTGAAATTTCCATACGCCCCCGGAATCAAACCTAAATGGGAATAAAATTAATTTATCTTGAAACTCTGCCTGAAGCGTCACCCTTCATCAGTTTTTCAACTTCATCTATTGTTACAAGATTGAAGTCGCCTTCAATTGTATGTTTCAAACATGAAGCTGCAACAGCAAAGTTCAGTGCTTTCTGATCATCATCTTTGTATGTGAGCAGACCGTAAATCAAACCTCCCATAAATGAATCACCTCCGCCAACACGATCAACAATGTGGGTGATGTCATATTCTGGTGCGGTGAAAAAATCTTTACCGTTGTATAATACGCCAGACCATTTATTGTGATCTGCGCTTATTGATGTTCTGAGAGTGGTAATTACTTTTTTCGCTTTGGGAAATAATTCCATAATTTTTTTTGAAACCGACAGGTACGCATCAGCACTTACGTGACCACCGGTTACATCAACACCTTCGGGTTTTATTCCAAGACTCATCTCGGCATCCTCTTCATTCCCAAGAATAACATCACAGCCTTTCACTAATTGCGGCATTATTTCGTTCGCTTTCTTTCCATACTTCCAGAGATTTTTTCTGAAATTAAGATCACATGAAACTGTAATTCCTTTTTCATTTGCTTTGCTGATTGCTTCAAGACAAACATCAGCAGCACCCTGTGAAATTGCTGGTGTTATTCCTGTCCAGTGAAACCACGTTACGTCCTTAAATATTTTATCCCAGTCGAACATTCCCTTTTGTACCTGCGATATCGAGGAGTTTGATCTGTCATAAACAACTTTACTCGCACGGCTAACCGCGCCTTTTTCTAAAAAATAAATTCCTAATCTTTCACCGCCCCGCTCAATAAAGTTTGTGCTGACTCCGTACTTTTTCAGATTCATTAAACATGACTCACCTATATCATTCTTCGGAATCCTTGTAACAAACTCAACAGGTATTTTATAATTTGCTAATGATACCGCAACGTTGGCTTCGCCTCCGCCGTAAGTCGCTTCAAAATTTGCTGCTTGTGAAAATCTCTGATGTTGTGGTGTTGCAAGCCTGAGCATTATTTCACCGAATGTAACTACTTTCATTTCATTTCCTGTATTTAATTTTCAAATGATCTTAAAATTGCCGTCTGCATTCCCCGCAATTCAGCAAGCCCTTTCATTCTTCCACCTAAAGAATAGCCGGGATAAATATTTTTATTCTGCTGTTCAGCTAACATAAGATGCCCATGATCCGGGCGCATCGGCATTCTTGCATTCAACTGACCGTGAGCAGCTCGTCTTCTTTGTTCCGTCAGAAGTGTTTTCATTATTTCATAAATATCAACATCGCCTTCAAGGTGATACGATTCCATAAAATTATTATCGGCATCTCTTGTAAGATTCCGGAGATGAACAAAATTAATTCTGTCAGAAAAACTTTTTGCAATGTCAGTCAGATTATTATTGAAGCCCGCGCCGAGTGAACCGCTGCAAAATGTAAGTCCGTTATGATTGGACTGGTACGAATCAAGTATGAATTGTAAATCATCTTTACTGCCTACAACACGCGGTAAACCAAGTAAAGACCATGGCGGATCATCAGGATGAATAGCAAGATAAACTCCTGATTCTTCTGCTATGGGAGTAACTTCTTTTAAAAAATAAGAGAGGTTTGCACGAAGTTCATTGTGACCAATGCCGTCGTACTGTTTTAGTGCAGATCTGAATTCATCAAGTGAGTATGCTTCAAGTGAACCGGGCAATCCGAACAAAATAGTTTTTTGTAATTCGGATTTTTGTGATTCACTCATTCCTTCAAAAACTTTTTTTGCTCTTGAGATTTTTTCGGATGTATAATCGTTTTCAGCATTTTCTCTTTTGAGTATGAAAAGATCGAATGCCGCAAATGTATCGGATTCAAATTTTGTTGTTATAGCTCCGTCTTTGTACATGACATTCAGATCAGTACGTGACCAATCAAGTACAGGCATGAAGTTATAACAGATGATGTTGATTCCGCATCGGCTTAGATTGCGGATAGTTTCTTTATAATTTTCAATGTATACCTTAAACTTTCCTGACTGCTTCTTAATGTCTTCATGAACGGGAACACTTTCAACAACAGACCAGGTGAAGCCTTCGTCTTCAACAATTTTTTTTCTTTTAAGAATTTCATCGACTGTCCAGACTTCACCCACAGGGATTTGATGAAGTGCTGTTACAATTCCTGTTGCACCGGTTTGTTTTATTTCTCTTAAAGTGATTTGATCTTTTGGACCAAACCATCTCCATGTTTCTTCAAATGCCAAATTATTTCCTTTGCTTAATCCAAGTGAATGATAAAATGTTATACTCCGCTAAACACGCTGAAGCCTCCATCAACAGGGATGACTGTTCCGGTTATAAATTGTGATGCATCGCTTGCAAGAAATAGCGATACACCTACAAGTTCTTCCGGTTTTCCGAAACGTTTAAATGGAGTTTGTTTAAGTATCAATTTTGATCTTGGTGTAAGCTTACCGTTTTTTGTTACGAGAATATTTTTATTCTGGTTAGTGATAAAGAATCCCGGAGCTATTGCATTAACGCGTAAGCCGTCACCAAACTTGAGAGC
It includes:
- a CDS encoding glycoside hydrolase family 43 protein, which produces MKRLCALLCSLIILLSVCGKEISAQHNTNYANPILSGFYPDPSICKVNDEYFLVTSTFSYYPGLPVFKSKDLVNWKLTGYVLNTPEQLDLEGQGVSRGLFAPAIRFHDGLFYVTCTLVDIGGNFVVTSKSAEGPWSDPVWLPEVNGIDPSLFFDDDGKAYIIYNSDAPGYKPLYDGHRTLRMYEFNYKNLKVVGEEKLIINGGTDLSKNPIWIEAPHIFKVDGHYYLIAAEGGTADWHSEVVFRSKNVFGPYIPFKDNPILTQRHLDKKRVNPITSTGHADFVQTENGDWWAVFLGCRPYSLEHDGMYNTGRETFLAPVKWITDEEGIKWPIINYGNELVQYHYPQPLKSGDDISIRPYGGNFTIRDEFENAELDLNWMFLRTPKEKWYSINSEQGILTLDLKPETCGGKSNPAFIGQRQHHLKCSASTSFEFKPGSENEKAGLLIFQNEENYYLICKSVENGEQVIQLLKSGNEESYKVINSVRITEGHSHNKISVKIFADKEKYTFSYSINDEWKLLAENVDGNFLSTGTAGGFVGCMFALYVTSNNQQTSNKVHFDFYEYSGDDEVYK
- a CDS encoding sugar kinase, with product MKVVTFGEIMLRLATPQHQRFSQAANFEATYGGGEANVAVSLANYKIPVEFVTRIPKNDIGESCLMNLKKYGVSTNFIERGGERLGIYFLEKGAVSRASKVVYDRSNSSISQVQKGMFDWDKIFKDVTWFHWTGITPAISQGAADVCLEAISKANEKGITVSCDLNFRKNLWKYGKKANEIMPQLVKGCDVILGNEEDAEMSLGIKPEGVDVTGGHVSADAYLSVSKKIMELFPKAKKVITTLRTSISADHNKWSGVLYNGKDFFTAPEYDITHIVDRVGGGDSFMGGLIYGLLTYKDDDQKALNFAVAASCLKHTIEGDFNLVTIDEVEKLMKGDASGRVSR
- a CDS encoding beta galactosidase jelly roll domain-containing protein; this encodes MLKKICLLLALFILPAYGQVTLPKLISDGMILQRDVKLYIWGWASAGEHVVVNFLDASYSTEANSKGEWKIVLPELEAGGPYDMTISSSNRIIIKDILIGDVWICSGQSNMELTMERASPLYEDVIANSENSFIRQFEVPDRYNFNTPMSDLHAGEWKKANPKNVLTFSAVAYFFAKKIYEEYKIPVGLINASLGGSPVQAWMSEEALIDFPEQYSEAIKFKDDNFVNQIIESDKQRINKWYAELWKKDKGIQGSPRWYENNLNTSDWKSMNIPGYWAESTDLGLKNGVVWFRKNFDVPATLAGREVKLFLGRIVDADSVYVNGVFIGTTSYQYPPRRYKIPEGVFRQGENTIVIRVINNSGSGGFVPDKDYNIVAENSTIDLTGLWQYKLGAEMKSLAPETFIRWKPLGLYNGMIAPLLNYKIKGAIWYQGEAGVNVDNPDEYAKLFPSLIKNWREKWQQGDFPFLFVQLPNFMETKDEPAESGWARIREAQLKTLSVKNTGMAVTIDIGEWNDIHPLNKKDVGERLFIAAQKVAYGKNDVVYSGPIYNSMKVEDAKVIISFTNTGSGLKTSDGKKLKYFSIAGEDKNFVWANAKIEDDQVIVWSDKVKNPVAVRYAWADNPDGANLCNKENLLASPFRTDNF
- the uxuA gene encoding mannonate dehydratase, whose translation is MAFEETWRWFGPKDQITLREIKQTGATGIVTALHQIPVGEVWTVDEILKRKKIVEDEGFTWSVVESVPVHEDIKKQSGKFKVYIENYKETIRNLSRCGINIICYNFMPVLDWSRTDLNVMYKDGAITTKFESDTFAAFDLFILKRENAENDYTSEKISRAKKVFEGMSESQKSELQKTILFGLPGSLEAYSLDEFRSALKQYDGIGHNELRANLSYFLKEVTPIAEESGVYLAIHPDDPPWSLLGLPRVVGSKDDLQFILDSYQSNHNGLTFCSGSLGAGFNNNLTDIAKSFSDRINFVHLRNLTRDADNNFMESYHLEGDVDIYEIMKTLLTEQRRRAAHGQLNARMPMRPDHGHLMLAEQQNKNIYPGYSLGGRMKGLAELRGMQTAILRSFEN
- a CDS encoding alpha-glucuronidase; this encodes MKKILSVIFFAIVFCSNLKAENGYRLWLRYDLITNKNMLENYQSKISSYFCESVTPTMNIACEELENGLKGLLGKELLKSSSEQNGTIVLGAYDNSEIIRNLIPSDQIEKINDEGFIIKSIKHEQKNLILIAGKKDVGVLYGVFYFLRLLQTHQLIENISITSSPKIKLRLLNHWDNLDRTIERGYSGFSIFDWHRLPGYIDQRYFDYARANASIGINGTVVTSVNANALILTSSYLLKVKALADLFRPYGIKIYLTARFSAPIEIGGLKTADPLNQVVQNWWNEKAKEIYSLIPDFGGFLVKANSEGQPGPQDYRRTHLDGANMLAQALKPFGGVVMWRAFVYSNENPEDRAKQAYNEFKPDDGKYSDNVFIQIKNGAIDFQPREPFHPLFGSMPETNLAMEFQITQEYLGQATTLAYLAPMYKECFDSDTYADGKGSAVAQVIDGSIDGHSLTAIAGVSNVGNDINWTGHIFGQSNWYAFGRLAWDHNLTSEEIADEWIRMTFTNDKEFVDVVKDMMMSSREVIVNYMTPLGLHHQMGWDHHYGPGPWIKDKQRADWTSVYYHKADEQGIGFDRTETGSNAIDQYHPEVAKIFSSLELCPEEFLLWFHHVDWNYKTKSGRTLWDEMCYRYYSGTDEVGKMINTWSSLKGSIDDERFNHVLMLLKVQYEEAKWWRDACVLYFQTFSKRPIPEGYEKPQHTLEYYQSLKFPYAPGIKPKWE